The window aagaatataatgtgTCCATCTAGCAATGCATCAatgatttaaactctgctaagtcgttggttttcctgattCTCTGATGGCACCTAGGGAGTATTTCATTCGGTTTGGTTTTTCAATGCTTATGTATTATGTTGCTAATTCATGTATTTCTATGTCTATCACCCATCGCACAGATATCGAAGACACCCATTGTAAGTAAACCTCCTGAATCAGATGTCCTTAAGGTCCGAGAACGTCCAGTTCCCTATTATAggacctcttgaccaaggaaaggtttttatccatggccaggatgaggcatcggctcttcaccaatccctctgtcCGAAGTCCCGCCTTATCCGAATGGATCATATAGTCACAACCGGTGCGTCGCTAGTCACGACCCCCTTGAGCCCCGCACGAGTTCCCTCTCCCGtgcgaggccggaggccgagccgcGTGGGGGGCCCTTAGTATGTCTATAATGTCCCACCGAACCCGTGCGACGATCCATCACAGCGCGAATGGCCCCCGTTAGGGAACGAATCGATGGGGGGGTTGGACGGGTTAGCGAGCTtttgttacatccctaccacgtgCAGTGTACAGTCTCTCGACCGTACGTGTGGTAGCCCACTGAGAGCTATGTGTGCTACCGTACTTTGCCTATCCGACTCCCTGGGCGGACGTTTCCAAAGGAGGgtcacgctgaggcgacgggagcATTCCTCCTGAAGTAAACCTCCAGACTCTCACAAacactgattttttcttttctgaaagcgaaaaatctaattttttaaatcaattatgcaagcagttttttttttcataaaaatacaccatttttacaactattcactattaatagtaacaaacactgctggctttttagtaagggagatgtccatttacctttttttaacacatttatgcaaatagttttagatttttgggtaaaaaaaaatatattttatacaattgtattgctaatttatgtaagtgttctgtcatactaaatacaacatttacaaaaatattgtaataacttaagtgaggcaactcaacgagacatagatgtttatttacatggagacatgacaaacacaaaggggcatctgccttgagtacaacatctccatattggctctctacttgggcggaaatcgttagtcctaatgtcaacatccgacttgtttagtcacagatagtgcgcaccttctttctgcactatcttggatggcggtgcgcatggcaaagtcataacaatatgttaacttttgttttaaagagaaaaaaatctatttactatgttggacacaatttaaaactacaaattaataagtagtttttcatattatcgcgtgagcTTCGTGGTACATCTAATATAATGTCACACACAgctaaagtaattttttttaaggaagtgtttttttaatgaggcTTTCAATAAAAGattgatccttttcaaaactattagatcaattagatactcaatttcagacatcagttagaccaggttcacatctagcttcACATTCATTTTCACCAATCTCTTTGTCTGCTGGAcatttggggcaccacacaggatctgtcaaccttctttctccattcttctgtcatttgcctttgatagaatttcattctaatattctttctgaaaatattgaaaactgccttttttcctgcctgggtggaccacttcaggggccgattttgagtttgtatttccacacaaactgtctttgtaaccttgtttttcagacaagttataggatcatagcgtattgagaaagctaaaagcatgaaattgcgttacataaaaacaattggaaaaaataattctaatcacacagatttattattgttaagatcaattacaaatttaattacacgactgatccaaactaattgatacagttacACCTAATataagtttgttgttgtttttttaaagtattttttgttaatgttttcttgCTACGATGAACATTTGGTAACATGTTTAACTGTTTAAGATAACGATTGTCATTTGTGAATGACTTCGTAGCGAGGAAATTTTGAGATCTTTGGTCTGACCGTCAAACCCAATAATATAATGGACATGTGACTGACCGTCAAACCCGATTATATAATGGACATGTGACTGACCGTCAAACCCGATAATATAATGGACATGTGACTGACCGTCAAACCCGATTATATAATGGACATGTGACTGACCGTCAAACCCGATAATATAATGGACATGTGACTGACCGTCAAACCCGATAATATAATGGACATGTGACTGACCGTCAAACCCAATAATATAATGTACACGTGACTGAACATGCCATCTAAAATTCGATGACGCTATTAGTTGATGTAAAACTACTATATGGGCCTACTATGCCATAACATCGGGAAATTAGTACTGCTTCACAAGTTCAGGGCCTCGTTATAGATCCCTCCGAGTATATTCACACTAACGTGACTTCTATAGGACTATCAGCAAAATGTAGGCCTTATGATGTTTCTCAATCGCTTAGTTTGCATAATTGATTGATTCTCATCATAAGCAAGGAATATGGTTAGCTTATAGACGAATCTATCAATACGAACTATGTGACATGACACAGTCAAGTTTGTTAAAGGTGAGGCGAGGGCTAATCacgtttatcttatcttatcttatatgatacagacgttacttcaaaaaagaagatgattacgtcctacgcgtcatgcatttagtcatgcatattaaccaatgacctaaactttgccaagtcattggttttcctggctaattcaggcaacccattccatgctctaatagcgctagggaaggaggagcttttgtacaaatttgtcctagcatacggaacgaggaatgtgcctttatccttgtgtctttcagagtattttattaaattttgtttgcgTCATTCAAAGTGGTCCATACGGTGGTTCTACCAGCCCATTGGCTACCGGACCACCTGACATTTGCCAAAATGTCTCATAGCCAGCGCGCTCCTATATATGCCAATTTTTTTATTAGGTCCTAGATTTACAGAGGAAACGCTTACAAAGTCCCGgcaaaatcattaaaaataaacaaggttacaaagaccgaagtggtccacccaggcaggtaaaattacaggttttaatattttcagaaagaatatcagaatgaaattctatcaaaaggcAAAGGacaagagaagaatggagaaagaaggttgacagatcttgtgtggtgtctcaacggtccagcagaccaagggatgcTCACTTACGGGTGGTAAGTTCGATGTGAACCTGGACTAACTAATGccataaatgtgttataaatatgGTATATAGGTGTATCCCTTACTagatagcctcccgtgtttgttactgttaatactgaatagttgtaaaaatggtgtatttttatgaaaaaactgcttgcatagttgaattaataaattaaatttttcgcttttagaaaagaaaaaaggggccattgcatcagaactttgaatggtctaaaatatcatgatgtcagattttcaatatcattactagtttacgagatctaaacgggacggactgtCGCACCTATTGAATTAGTAGTATAGTAAAAATATTCCCTATTTAATAGTACCGTTTTCGTctatattgatgacgtcattttctTGGGTATTCGTTTGGGTGCAGTAGGTGATCTCCCCTTGTTGCttcgtcatattttttttttatgacgtagtagactttcGTCGTAGATCGTTTGGTGCTTTTCTCTCCATCTTGAGCTGTAGAGCCAAGCTGTAGATCTTTGGAGCTCCTGAATTATACATCTGTCTTCGTTTCTGGATAGCCTTAGCGTTGACCATGTTATATATTCTTGGATtatttgacccctgtttagggtgagttttatttcatatttatagTTAATTTCTATTTGGATTCGATTGTATtcgtattttgtatttatatagatTAGAAGATCAGAAGAATCtgttctttatctttttatagGGTCTCAGTGTCAAGTTTCAGTTTCAGTGTCAGTCTCAGTTTTAGATtacaggactgaggtctttCATCTCAGgtgttgcgataacatggaagccaaaaacgaggaaagcgcaaacagggacgtcctcgtattatttggcgacacaccttcatggaggacctcagaacagtggacaccaggtggcaggaggcttcagacattgccagtgacatctttatggagacagcttgcagcCCAATGCGCCgcacggcgcgggaggacctaagtctaaagtAAGTCTAAGTTGGGACTCAGGTTCGAGTCTGAGATTTCAGATTCCAGATTGTGGATTTCTAAATACAGACTTGTTGTATGTCGTGATGAACAGTTATCTTGGTTAGAAGAGAGATCTACTTGTGTTGCCACTGGttagaagatagatctacttgtgttgccactggttagaagatagatctacttgtgttgcCACTGGTTAGAAGATAGATTTACTTGTGTTGCCACTGGTTAGAAGATAGATCTATTTGTGTTGCCACTGGttagaagatagatctacttgtgtGTCACTGGTGTATGAACTTCACATGAAGTAGACGGCATCTTTGTCTTAAATTGGAGCATTGATTAGGtcaatattgtttttcttataaataCTATTTTAGTATTGGAGTTAAACCATATTGTactatatcatatatatacttgtattcGTATCATGATCATTATTCATATATCCTATCATTGTATAAATATCATTGTATTAAatgcataattttatttaaatcagcATACACCtcgtttattagtttatgcacaactgggtgtgtatggtgtgtctgTCGGGCTGAACTTTGGGAACAAAAATaacatgatataaaatataatacttaCACATATGGTTattcaaagaaattatttttaataattacatattttaatacatttgtaatatgtAATAATTTCATTCATCTTAAGACCTGACGCGGACGGACGCACAGATgaccaaacaaaactaatagcgtctattacCCTTTTTTAAGCCGCTAAAGAAAAAttgtcagttgtttttttttttttgacatcgcTAAGCGAATAGGTCCATACTATAAAGATACTATTAAAATAGTCCTATTCGTTGTTTTTCACCTGcccattttataattaattatatctCTATTTATCGTCATCTTCTTCATCCGCTAAAGTTTTTGCCAGAGGAACATCTCGCCCTCTCTctcccgctctctctctcccgcTCCAAGACCTATGAGCCCACCGACTGACACCCATTTGTGCTCGACACTCTTTTGAGTTATCTGCCATTGTTACAGGAGGGAGGCCGTAATCGATACAAAGCCATGATTGGTCCCTGAACATAGAGTCCTTAGGAGAAGAAGGCGATGTTCAGTCAGTGAGTTCGGACCTGTCATCCGAGAGACTGAAGACTATGAATGTCGTAAACTAAGTTCCTGAATGAAACGATGCCGTGCTAGTcataataagataagaataagaTAATGCCCATTCTCAACATGGATACTGGACATTGCACGTGTTGGTCTAGAAGACGAAAGACGCCGTTGACGTTTTCTTCGGTGTACTTTCTTGTGTTCATACTTTCGAAGATTTGTTCAGAAAGCCTGGCTTTGTTCAAACCCAATGTTTCTTACTTATCCACGCTTCCATCTCATGTTGATAACGAAAATGCTAAAACTATGTTCGAACGGTGGAGTAATACTAGTGACAAGACTAGTGACAAAACGGAACAACTTAAACTGTACAAGTCTCAGCTCGAACTTAGGCAACCAGTCGATTTCGAATTTGACACACCGCAACTTCTTTCCACCACTTTGGATTCTAATTATGTTCCCGTTAAAGCCAGAAAATCTTCAGACGTTTTAGCGTCATCTTTTAAAAAACGTCCGTGGTTTCATTCTTGGAGcggaagaaagagaaacattGTTCCTACTTTTAGCTCAACAGGTGACGAAGCTGCTCAATATTTAAGATTTATTGGGTCTAAAAACCCTCACAGGAACACTAAGATTTGGAACAAACTTACAGCAGTCAATCAAGAGTCTTCAGAAGATAATAAAATTAGTCAAATGGGGAAACAAGGTGACGCCCTTGATTCGAAACATGTACTTGAAAAGAGTTCAGTGGATGATGACCAAAATATGCAAACAAAGCCACAACACACTATCAAGATATCGAAATGGgacaatacaaataaaatagctGACGACGACACGATAAGACTACAGTCTAacagtttaaaatatagaaAGGGAAAAGTATCAAACAGTAGGCTCAGGAGATCTAGGCAACTCACTCCAGGTTACGAAGACTTCAGTGTGAATCTTCCGCCAAGCAGTGACTATCTATCAGAAGCCGAGCTGACACAAACTTGGATTAGAAATACGTGCTTACTGTTAGAATCTTCTTCATTTCGTCTTTTGGCCAACAAATACggaaagaaatgttttcttcaaccTTATAAAAGATTCATCATCGCAAGACATAGACCGGACAGATTAATAAGTCCAGCGGTAAATGTCTTCTACCGTACAGAGCAGGACAATGACCTAGGGAATGATAAGCTAGCCAATGCCAATATTAACACGAATCAACCATTTCAAATTTTCAGTACTGTTTCATTAGGAGATGATCTGAATGCCCACCATGGTTTCCAGCTTATCGACAAAGATAAAGACCTTTCCATCAGTGATCGCTTCGAGCTCAACATACATGACATAAGAGACCAaaggatatttaattttgatccAACTTTGGATCAGTCGGGTAATGTGCGACAAACTGCATATGTTCAAGATTGCATTGAAATTTTAAGCGATCCAGACTGTAAAGACGTCATAAGAGAAGTCGAAAACATTGTTTTTCAAAGAAAAGTTTCAATACCACTGGAAGAATTATCAAAGAACATACAATTTAGTGAAATGCTGAATAAGGAACAGAGTAATGATATTATCAATCTAAACAGTGATAGGCCTAACATTGGCCACAAGACCACAGAAGGTATTAGTTTAGAAGCTTCAGACAAAACTGGCCCAGAAGATAGTTCACTTAAAGAGCTAGATAACAAGCTGACAGAAGGTAAAAATACTATGATTACAGATTTCTTAACAGTACCAGAGGACGATGACTCCAATCTGAAATCAACTCATTTATTGAGCACTAAACAAACTTTGAGAGACTATGTAACAAACAGCGATACATTTCCAGTCTTACAGTGGAACGAGAACTCTCACGAAACTAGTGACAATCGAGCTACAGATCTTGATGCAAAGTCATCAGAACAGCTTCAACGTTACTCAAGCAGCTCCGTTCAGGACGACTTGAATGATCTGCAGCCCTTTCTTCAGGCGTATGCGAATCTTTTAGCAACGAAATCAGCTCGTTATTCGAATCCTTTATCTACAGATTTCACCGACGTGTCGGCTTTACATGACATTGACCAAGAAGGAAGCAGCCAGCAAAGCTTAGGGCACATACCATCAAACATTCAGCTCTTAAAAAGTTCCCCTGAAAATGTGAAAGCacaaaaggaaataaataatgcAGATGTTTCTAACATGCTATATTTAAATTCATACCCAGTGGATGACGGAAGTCTCAAAGGTAAACTCCATGGGTTAAGAAAATTGGATTTTGATAACAATATTCAAAGATCTTCTATGGATTCCGATTTAGTGGATCTAATTGACAAAAGACCTTCTTTCCATTCTTGGTCAGGAAAACGAAACTTACAAGCAAGCGAAAGAAAGATTCCAAAACGACCTTCGTTTCATTCTTGGTCAGGAAAACGAAACTTACAAGCAAGCGAAAGAAAGATTCCAAAACGACCTTCGTTTCATTCTTGGTCAGGAAAACGAAATGAAGGTCTACCGACAAGTGAAATAGAAATTTCAAAAAGACCATCTTTCCATTCTTGGTCAGGAAAGCGAAACGTTGGCATGCTGTCTAAAAGACCATCTTTCCATTCTTGGTCAGGAAAGCGAAACGATGACATGCTGTCTAAAAGACCATCTTTCCATTCTTGGTCGGGAAAGCGAAATCTACCGACAAGTGAAATAGATATTTCCAAAAGACCATCTTTTCATTCTTGGTCAGGGAAAAGGGACGAACATGTCAATGGAATCAGAAAGAGAGCCTCATTTCACTCGTGGTCTGGAAAACGTAATGCTTTTCAAAGTACACTTTCTAAAATACCTTCTTTCCATTCTTGGTCGGGAAAGCGAAATATTGACCTTATGTCAAAAAGACCATCGTTTCATTCATGGTCAGGAAAAAGAGATGTTGATATGTTATCAAAAAGACCTTCTTTTCATTCATGGTCTGGAAAAAGAGATGTTGATATATTATCAAAAAGACCTTCTTTTCATTCATGGTCGGG of the Biomphalaria glabrata chromosome 11, xgBioGlab47.1, whole genome shotgun sequence genome contains:
- the LOC106073284 gene encoding uncharacterized protein LOC106073284, whose amino-acid sequence is MPILNMDTGHCTCWSRRRKTPLTFSSVYFLVFILSKICSESLALFKPNVSYLSTLPSHVDNENAKTMFERWSNTSDKTSDKTEQLKLYKSQLELRQPVDFEFDTPQLLSTTLDSNYVPVKARKSSDVLASSFKKRPWFHSWSGRKRNIVPTFSSTGDEAAQYLRFIGSKNPHRNTKIWNKLTAVNQESSEDNKISQMGKQGDALDSKHVLEKSSVDDDQNMQTKPQHTIKISKWDNTNKIADDDTIRLQSNSLKYRKGKVSNSRLRRSRQLTPGYEDFSVNLPPSSDYLSEAELTQTWIRNTCLLLESSSFRLLANKYGKKCFLQPYKRFIIARHRPDRLISPAVNVFYRTEQDNDLGNDKLANANINTNQPFQIFSTVSLGDDLNAHHGFQLIDKDKDLSISDRFELNIHDIRDQRIFNFDPTLDQSGNVRQTAYVQDCIEILSDPDCKDVIREVENIVFQRKVSIPLEELSKNIQFSEMLNKEQSNDIINLNSDRPNIGHKTTEGISLEASDKTGPEDSSLKELDNKLTEGKNTMITDFLTVPEDDDSNLKSTHLLSTKQTLRDYVTNSDTFPVLQWNENSHETSDNRATDLDAKSSEQLQRYSSSSVQDDLNDLQPFLQAYANLLATKSARYSNPLSTDFTDVSALHDIDQEGSSQQSLGHIPSNIQLLKSSPENVKAQKEINNADVSNMLYLNSYPVDDGSLKGKLHGLRKLDFDNNIQRSSMDSDLVDLIDKRPSFHSWSGKRNLQASERKIPKRPSFHSWSGKRNEGLPTSEIEISKRPSFHSWSGKRNVGMLSKRPSFHSWSGKRNDDMLSKRPSFHSWSGKRNLPTSEIDISKRPSFHSWSGKRDEHVNGIRKRASFHSWSGKRNAFQSTLSKIPSFHSWSGKRNIDLMSKRPSFHSWSGKRDVDMLSKRPSFHSWSGKRDVDILSKRPSFHSWSGKRDVDMLSKRPSFHSWSGKRNIDLMSKRPSFHSWSGKRDVDILSKRPSFHSWSGKRDVDLLTKRPSFHSWSGKRDVDQNLISKSPSLQLWSDQNLISKRPSLHSWSGK